The following are encoded together in the Babesia microti strain RI chromosome II, complete genome genome:
- a CDS encoding AP2/ERF domain-containing protein PFD0985w (overlaps_old_locusTagID:BBM_II02150) translates to METSALTGLLVSRNELFARTLKFLTSPLTDPRKDSHWPNCANTSYSEECYIICTNVDVGRNIDISSSNAVIPCTCHFHHASTSGSEGGSNDCAGQKLVASLTADMSPFVAVKDSDYFIYAGCGPGGEGQADGLKKDTWCGLYRRESKCRKVPVVATEQDTASSSISGSDTKSEDHATKLPGAQLVTKYFTDVRTPQNNGNSAPVEYFLKQIRPELKSLSYHSTPSAEGDIVNICHMNISGQEEFEERKNADYTKKKSDKPTDVYIVWYKGAAKFFTIGPQGPSPIPSSSQSFIDMIRAGHDPREQLEYRNEVIRGVVPFDRNSPLPCAVTKWDFSDYIQHINAHAKALVERIERSLVCVNDYLNFRFLWIEHSFILLCLVYVKQGVDQELRGSCLVNNLWQPTIITPNTINLLFKNALISLSSYLEFMSPRATNDYYIYQGLPSGNVNLMAGLGGLSETNSNSNSGGSSPHVYSNRASRLNFPVWWNFYADRCSKGIENDGMSGSNSPNSRLQRYTEHMTEAQSLGDSGGHGHFGSCLTSDSYPDHNTSAVFKAMGSSPHTPLKCEREECRATPASACGGYGQLKIEAWENEYASPEKLFSTFTIKSGQDAATITPTTTGAHGHVHDQEGADNSMSCEYCASYDKELSFTAYASSQSYDKSLLSELNISTNASASNDNSPVNCHLNGTQPPIAAPTGTRRAEVAGSGCKCYCSSCGQFGTIVIPILDKDGVMAYTGVGTRLLLDGIFSTSGICLIDGAFLETKVEESAVMETHMTAKSKAKGGKSRGGGAKKLLGMAGLTAKSLKDALKSCETLKQTIRRKLPFDSPRRLRNIKQARDAIERVYLTLENALENVSKAGHKLSDTLGAVFEEIEEEDLAAPKDKSSPAERAGEAYEWCWSWDACHNSDCSTELDFWGPSCGKDEAALDDVLSPRIISDSGTADESVFVSPSFSSGDVTFSWEEHQPVEEHRKWMLYNVDCGSPLTRSKAKKQGDKRASPRSARMSRSLKKRHGDEEFEEYDFDTDFEETKVKRTKKQSPGAIDYANNSGNQKALVPMGPLPIGVYFDASRKLWRCQWRENGKFKTKGFSLSHYKTLADARHACILYRCEVGNMAVQPEWLNPVFVQVGSLAHKKVAGKIE, encoded by the coding sequence ATGGAAACCAGTGCTTTAACGGGATTACTGGTCTCTCGGAACGAGTTGTTTGCCAGAACTCTTAAATTCCTCACTTCTCCGCTCACGGACCCTCGCAAAGATTCCCACTGGCCCAATTGTGCCAATACCAGCTACAGCGAGGAGTGTTACATAATTTGCACCAATGTAGATGTGGGAAGGAATATTGACATTTCTTCCTCCAATGCAGTTATCCCTTGCACCTGTCACTTCCACCACGCTTCTACCAGTGGTAGTGAAGGCGGCAGCAACGACTGCGCAGGGCAAAAACTTGTCGCCAGCCTCACTGCCGATATGAGCCCTTTCGTCGCTGTCAAGGATTCGGACTACTTCATCTACGCTGGGTGTGGTCCTGGTGGAGAGGGGCAGGCCGACGGATTGAAAAAGGATACCTGGTGTGGTTTATACAGGAGGGAAAGCAAATGTAGAAAGGTTCCCGTTGTAGCGACAGAACAGGATACAGCAAGCTCTTCCATTAGTGGCAGTGATACTAAGTCGGAAGATCATGCGACTAAATTGCCCGGGGCACAACTAGTTACAAAATACTTTACTGATGTTAGAACACCACAAAACAACGGCAATAGTGCGCCAGTTGAATACTTCCTAAAGCAAATTCGCCCAGAGCTTAAATCTTTATCCTACCACAGCACGCCCAGTGCAGAAGGAGACATAGTAAACATATGCCACATGAACATCAGTGGCCAGGAGGAATTTGAGGAGAGAAAAAATGCGGACTATACTAAAAAGAAATCTGATAAGCCAACAGATGTATACATTGTGTGGTACAAGGGCGCAGccaaattttttaccatCGGCCCGCAAGGCCCATCGCCAATTCCCAGCAGCAGCCAGTCATTCATAGACATGATCCGGGCAGGGCACGATCCAAGGGAGCAATTGGAGTACAGAAACGAGGTGATAAGGGGCGTTGTGCCCTTTGACCGAAACAGCCCCCTACCCTGTGCGGTCACCAAGTGGGACTTTAGCGACTATATACAGCATATTAACGCACATGCTAAGGCACTTGTGGAAAGGATAGAGAGAAGCCTTGTATGTGTTAATGATTACTTGAATTTTAGATTCCTGTGGATAGAGCACTCCTTCATCCTCCTGTGCCTGGTTTACGTGAAGCAGGGAGTGGATCAGGAACTAAGGGGCTCGTGTTTGGTCAACAACCTATGGCAACCTACAATCATAACGCCTAACACAATCAATCTGCTGTTCAAGAATGCCCTGATCTCTCTGTCTTCCTACCTCGAGTTCATGTCCCCAAGGGCCACAAACGACTACTACATATACCAAGGTCTACCCTCGGGCAATGTAAACCTAATGGCTGGCTTGGGCGGTTTGAGCGAAACAAACTCTAATTCCAATTCCGGGGGTTCGAGTCCGCACGTCTACAGTAACCGTGCTTCACGGCTCAATTTCCCGGTTTGGTGGAATTTTTATGCTGACAGATGCTCCAAGGGCATAGAGAATGATGGCATGAGCGGTTCCAACAGCCCCAACTCCAGACTGCAGAGATACACGGAACATATGACTGAGGCCCAATCGCTCGGCGATTCTGGTGGTCATGGCCACTTTGGTAGCTGTTTGACGTCGGACAGCTATCCTGACCATAACACCAGCGCTGTATTCAAGGCCATGGGATCGTCCCCTCACACGCCCTTAAAGTGCGAGAGGGAGGAATGCCGCGCCACTCCCGCTTCGGCTTGTGGTGGATATGGGCAGTTAAAAATCGAGGCTTGGGAAAACGAGTATGCGTCACCAGAAAAGCTTTTCTCCACCTTTACCATTAAGTCTGGGCAAGACGCAGCCACCATCACGCCCACTACAACAGGGGCCCACGGCCACGTCCACGATCAAGAGGGCGCAGATAATTCCATGTCTTGCGAGTATTGTGCATCTTACGACAAAGAACTCTCCTTCACTGCCTATGCCAGCTCCCAATCGTACGACAAGTCTCTATTATCtgaattgaatatttcaaCCAACGCGAGTGCAAGCAATGACAACTCTCCTGTCAATTGTCATCTTAACGGAACTCAACCACCGATAGCCGCTCCTACAGGTACAAGGCGAGCAGAAGTCGCCGGCAGCGGCTGCAAGTGCTACTGCTCTTCCTGTGGGCAGTTTGGAACTATTGTAATTCCCATATTGGACAAAGATGGCGTGATGGCCTATACAGGCGTTGGCACCAGACTGCTGCTGGATGGCATATTCTCCACATCAGGCATTTGCTTAATAGATGGCGCCTTCCTCGAGACCAAGGTGGAAGAGTCTGCTGTGATGGAGACCCATATGACAGCCAAGAGCAAGGCCAAGGGGGGGAAAAGCAGGGGAGGTGGTGCGAAGAAGCTACTTGGTATGGCCGGACTGACGGCAAAATCACTCAAAGATGCCCTAAAGAGCTGTGAAACCCTCAAGCAGACCATCCGACGCAAGCTCCCGTTCGACTCTCCGCGCAGGCTACGCAACATCAAACAGGCACGAGATGCCATTGAGCGGGTGTACCTGACGCTGGAAAACGCACTGGAAAACGTATCCAAAGCCGGTCACAAGCTCTCCGACACCCTGGGAGCTGTGTTCGAGGAAATTGAAGAGGAGGATCTCGCGGCGCCAAAAGACAAATCTTCTCCAGCGGAAAGGGCCGGTGAGGCCTACGAATGGTGCTGGAGCTGGGATGCCTGTCATAACAGCGACTGCTCCACGGAACTGGACTTTTGGGGGCCATCGTGTGGAAAGGACGAAGCCGCCTTGGATGACGTCTTGTCTCCGCGCATCATATCTGACAGCGGTACTGCCGACGAGTCCGTATTCGTCTCCCCATCATTTTCTAGCGGCGATGTAACATTCTCTTGGGAGGAGCATCAGCCCGTTGAAGAACACAGAAAATGGATGCTTTATAATGTTGACTGCGGCAGCCCTCTGACCAGGTCAAAGGCCAAGAAGCAGGGCGACAAGAGGGCGTCCCCCAGGAGTGCTAGGATGTCTAGATCGCTGAAGAAGAGACATGGAGATGAGGAGTTTGAGGAGTACGATTTTGACACTGATTTTGAGGAGACCAAGGTCAAGCGTACCAAGAAGCAATCGCCCGGGGCGATCGACTATGCGAACAACTCTGGAAACCAGAAAGCCCTAGTTCCTATGGGCCCTCTGCCAATTGGCGTCTACTTTGATGCTTCAAGAAAGCTTTGGAGGTGCCAGTGGAGGGAAAATGGCAAGTTCAAGACCAAGGGCTTCAGTCTAAGCCACTATAAAACCCTCGCTGATGCGAGGCACGCCTGCATACTTTACAGGTGTGAGGTGGGGAATATGGCCGTCCAACCCGAGTGGCTCAACCCTGTCTTTGTTCAGGTTGGTTCTCTAGCGCACAAAAAGGTTGCAGGCAAAATCGAATAG
- a CDS encoding ATP-dependent Clp protease ATP-binding subunit ClpB (overlaps_old_locusTagID:BBM_II02155) has protein sequence MGSHYRFIPRYNWPKWPIIPLFIAIIAMEINSLQQFCLSRLTFITPHLPNSLNNRFRQPLGAGDHIINSNDYTENAWNVLSKLGDISSKYQSAYVEADTLLLGLLDDEKDSICMRALESIPVDTEKLKEDLETHLKRQPKMSGGFEQKVLGRILQNVLGTSKRIKAEFGDDYISVEHLLLAIAAEDTKFMRPWLSRNKISVDRLKKAIQQIRGKRKITTKNPELSMRALEKFSRDLTAMARAGKLDPVIGRDKEIRRTIEILSRRTKNNPVLLGDPGVGKTAIVEGLATRIISGDVPDSLRDRRIISLDLASLVAGTQYRGEFEERLKAILKEVEYSQGEIVLFIDEIHTVVGAGDAQGAIDAGNMLKPMLARGELRCIGATTVQEYRQRIEKDKALERRFQPVMVDQPSVEETISILRGLRERYEVHHGVRILDSTIIQAAQLSDRYISDRFLPDKAIDLIDEAAARLKIQLSSKPIQLDHIERRLLQLEMEKISIETDQNQRGKSSQFLFSGSAEVDPSRLSAISVTMEKLTKERDELTEAWMAEKTLVDAIRNVKERMDVVKIEIEKAERDFDLNRAAELRFETLPDLEKQLNEASNKYQEHVEQIEAKGGQRLLRDEVTREDVASVVSRWTGIPVSRLVKSQRDKILHLSDELHKRIVGQNNAVDIITQSVQRSRVGMNDPNKPIGAFMFLGPTGVGKTELCKALAEQLFDTEDSIVRFDMSEYMEKHSVSRLVGAPPGYVGFEQGGLLTEAIRRKPYSIVLFDEIEKAHPDVFNLMLQVLDDGRLTDSTGCKVNFSNCLIVFTSNLGSQAILDMAHLPDKKVEMNNNVMGAVRKSFSPEFLNRMDEFVVFDALTKSELKQIVSIELSKLADRLLDRNIRISVDDSTMQYIADIGYDPVYGARPLKRTIQRQLESPLAKGILEQKFQPGDSLLVSHDINRGIVINKR, from the exons ATGGGCTCACACTACCGTTTTATTCCGAGGTATAATTGGCCAAAATGGCCAATTATACCCCTTTTTATAGCAATTATTGCTATGGAAATTAATTCCTTGCAACAATTTTGCCTGTCTAGACTTACATTCATCACCCCTCACCTACCAAATTCTTTAAATAACAGATTCCGTCAACCATTAGGAGCTGGAGATCATATTATCAACTCAAACGATTACACGGAAAATGCATGGAATGTACTGTCCAAACTTGGCGATATAAGTTCAAAGTATCAAAGCGCATATGTAGAAGCTGATACTTTGCTTTTGG gATTATTAGATGATGAAAAGGACAGTATTTGCATGCGTGCCTTGGAATCCATTCCTGTAGATACGGAAAAGCTTAAGGAGGATCTTGAGACACATCTGAAAAGACAACCCAAAATGTCTGGAGGTTTCGAACAAAAGGTTCTAGGCAGAATCTTGCAAAATGTTTTGGGCACTAGTAAGAGGATTAAAGCTGAATTTGGAGACGATTACATAAGTGTTGAGCACTTGCTATTGGCAATAGCTGCCGAGGATACAAAGTTTATGCGTCCTTGGTTATCGCGCAATAAAATATCTGTTGACAGGCTGAAAAAGGCCATTCAACAGATTAGAGGGAAGAGAAAAATTACTACAAAAAATCCCGAACTT TCCATGAGGGCACTGGAAAAATTCAGTAGAGATCTTACTGCTATGGCAAGAGCAGGAAAGTTAGACCCTGTGATTGGTCGCGATAAAGAGATCAGACGGACCATAGAAATTTTGTCACGAAGGACTAAGAACAATCCAGTGTTACTGGGTGACCCTGGTGTTGGTAAGACGGCAATTGTTGAGGGGCTGGCCACTAGAATTATCAGCGGCGATGTACCAGATTCGCTTCGAGATAGACGgataatttcattagaCCTAGCTTCACTCGTGGCAG GCACTCAATATAGAGGAGAGTTTGAAGAGAGATTGAAGGCGATTTTGAAGGAAGTTGAGTACTCTCAGGGGGAAatagtgttatttattgatgaaataCACACAGTTGTAGGGGCAGGAGATGCACAAGGGGCCATTGATGCGGGGAATATGCTTAAG CCTATGCTTGCACGCGGAGAATTAAGATGCATAGGTGCAACAACCGTCCAAGAATATCGTCAAAGAATTGAAAAGGACAAGGCACTTGAGCGTCGATTCCAACCAGTTATG GTCGATCAACCCAGCGTTGAAGAGACAATATCCATTTTGAGAGGGCTGAGAGAGCGCTATGAAGTACATCATGGCGTTCGGATATTGGACTCTACGATAATTCAGGCAGCACAACTATCGGATAGATATATAAG CGACCGATTTCTTCCAGACAAGGCGATAGATCTTATAGATGAGGCTGCTGCTAGGCTTAAAATACAGTTATCCTCAAAGCCGATCCAACTAGATCACATCGAACGTCGTTTGCTGCAGCTTGAAATGGAGAAGATATCTATTGAAACAGATCAAAACCAGCGTGGTAAATCATCGCAATTCCTCTTCTCCGGATCGGCAGAAGTGGATCCGTCTAGACTATCGGCCATCTCTGTCACTATGGAAAAGCTGACAAAGGAAAGG GACGAACTAACAGAGGCCTGGATGGCAGAAAAGACATTGGTAGATGCGATTCGCAATGTAAAGGAACGCATGGATGTTGTGAAGATTGAGATTGAAAAGGCAGAAAGGGATTTTGATCTTAATCGCGCAGCGGAGCTGCGATTTGAGACCTTGCCAGATCTAGAAAAACAACTTAACGAGGCTTCCAACAAATACCAGGAACATGTGGAGCAGATTGAGGCCAAGGGTGGCCAAAGGTTACTTCGCGACGAGGTAACTAGGGAGGATGTGGCAAGTGTCGTGTCTAGATGGACTGGAATCCCGGTTTCTAGACTTGTTAAATCGCAGAGGGACAAGATACTACATTTATCAGATGAATTGCATAAACGTATTGTGGGACAAAATAATGCG GTAGACATTATCACCCAATCTGTACAGCGTTCTAGGGTGGGTATGAACGACCCTAACAAGCCAATTGGGGCCTTTATGTTCCTAGGACCCACTGGAGTGGGTAAAACTGAGCTTTGCAAGGCATTGGCGGagcaattatttgataCGG AAGATTCAATAGTGCGTTTTGACATGTCAGAATACATGGAAAAACACTCGGTTTCTAGGCTAGTTGGCGCCCCTCCTGGCTATGTCGGTTTTGAGCAAGGCGGACTGCTCACAGAGGCCATAAGACGCAAGCCTTATAGCATAGTTCTGTTTGACGAAAT TGAGAAAGCACATCCGGATGTGTTTAATTTGATGTTACAAGTGTTAGACGATGGGAGACTCACGGATTCTACCGGGTGTAAGGTcaacttttcaaattgtttgattgTGTTTACAAGCAACTTGGGCAGCCAAGCCATATTGGACATGGCACATCTGCCAGATAAGAAGGTGGAGATGAACAA TAATGTAATGGGAGCGGTGAGGAAGTCATTCAGCCCcgaatttttaaatagGATGGATGAGTTTGTCGTGTTTGATGCATTGACTAAGAGCG AACtcaaacaaattgtaaGCATAGAGCTCTCAAAACTGGCAGATAGACTATTAGATCGCAACATACGCATAAGTGTCGACGATTCGACCATGCAGTACATAGCCGATATAGGGTATGATCCAGTGTACGGAGCCAGGCCGCTTAAACGTACAATACAAAGACAGCTAGAGTCTCCCCTGGCCAAAGGGATTCTCGAGCAAAAGTTTCAGCCAGGAGACTCTTTACTTGTCTCCCATGACATCAACAGGGGCATAGTCATTAACAAGCGATAA
- a CDS encoding sentrin-specific protease 1 (overlaps_old_locusTagID:BBM_II02160), which yields MQFLWPLIKKLWNITKAKQVAKAIKKKVKMGTPFKLRRNSSWIGVIHDMDDISSLIIKNNMTSVKRRSKSTNCISRLSKSDSSNKNDADHIGCIMSARGKGYGQVTEALHMIKKAVLLKKSLKFHLKVEHIESPWPADSSNSLFKTPNYNRLEFQKRLPKHLIDTVIEKMSVGDCNEILVSKFGLDISRQNIECLHEGNWLNDEVINFYMSMLQIENDKYYAAGKAPKCYIFNTFFFPSLTGSGRGYNYSAVQRWTKRKKIDIFTVDILLVPVHVSEVHWALGVIDMRASGKQILMLDSLGGSGNELWFQVAKRYIKDEYKDKKNKNLLLDDWNFDHSRLPSELPLQENGYDCGVFMCQYAHCVVHQRRFDFTQQDIPSIRLLMAHEIMQGYIIP from the coding sequence atgcaatttttatgGCCTTTGATCAAGAAGCTGTGGAACATTACCAAAGCCAAACAAGTGGCTAAAGCCATAAAAAAGAAAGTTAAAATGGGCACCCCATTTAAATTGCGTCGCAACTCATCCTGGATAGGCGTTATCCATGACATGGATGATATTTCATCTCtcatcattaaaaataatatgacATCTGTCAAAAGGAGGTCTAAATCGACCAACTGCATTTCTAGGTTATCCAAATCTGATTCTAGCAACAAAAATGATGCTGATCATATAGGTTGTATTATGAGCGCTAGAGGAAAGGGATATGGCCAAGTTACAGAGGCATTACACATGATTAAGAAGGCAGTTCTTCtcaaaaaatcattaaaatttcatctAAAAGTTGAACATATAGAATCGCCCTGGCCCGCAGATTCGTCAAATTCGCTATTCAAAACCCCAAATTACAACCGTCTGGAATTTCAGAAACGACTCCCAAAACATTTGATAGATACTGTAATCGAAAAAATGTCAGTTGGTGACTGTAATGAGATATTggtttcaaaatttggcCTCGATATTTCTAgacaaaatattgaatgttTGCATGAAGGAAATTGGCTAAATGATGAAGTAATCAACTTCTACATGTCAATGTTGCAGATAGAAAACGACAAGTACTATGCAGCTGGTAAAGCTCCAAAATGctatatattcaatacaTTCTTCTTTCCTTCATTGACCGGATCAGGGCGGGGCTATAACTATTCCGCCGTGCAAAGATGGACAAAAAGAAAGAagattgatatttttaccGTAGATATATTACTTGTACCCGTTCATGTATCGGAAGTTCATTGGGCCCTAGGGGTAATTGATATGAGGGCCAGTGGGAAACAAATACTGATGTTAGACTCACTAGGTGGTTCGGGAAACGAATTGTGGTTCCAAGTGGCTAAAAGGTATATTAAGGATGAGTATAAGGAtaaaaaaaacaaaaatcTATTGCTTGACGACTGGAATTTTGATCATAGTAGGTTGCCTAGTGAATTACCGCTGCAAGAAAATGGATACGATTGTGGCGTTTTTATGTGCCAATACGCTCATTGCGTGGTACATCAAAGGCGTTTTGACTTCACCCAGCAAGATATTCCGTCAATAAGGTTGCTGATGGCTCATGAAATTATGCAGGGTTACATTATCCCCTGa
- a CDS encoding hypothetical protein (overlaps_old_locusTagID:BBM_II02165), with the protein MIKAYRRLMYRLNSIFVDSIEAPTSIRDSYRDKALQIKHLNEIRYSFPMNPNALLVERHKLSFGEHFYQYISIITPLLSLLLMTSIPCYLLYYNSLVHHEIATLSLVDIARYVNGQAPKPCDNIIAIYYLRKSWNLNFLYRKFAALRSDSLLVALIDCHDKKGLPVELEKALLLDGIAIHFYKFTSDNDVSYAQLDSNLQTTELINQIKKLI; encoded by the coding sequence ATGATTAAGGCATATAGACGCCTTATGTATAGGTTGAATTCGATATTCGTTGATAGTATTGAAGCACCTACCAGTATTAGGGACAGTTACAGAGATAAAGCACTGCAAATCAAGcatctaaatgaaattaggTACAGTTTCCCAATGAACCCAAATGCCTTGCTTGTTGAGAGgcacaaattatcatttggAGAACATTTTTACCAGTATATATCGATAATTACGCCACTTTTATCGCTTTTACTAATGACATCAATTCCTTGCTATCTGTTATACTATAATTCACTAGTTCATCATGAAATAGCCACTTTGTCATTAGTGGACATAGCACGATATGTCAATGGACAAGCACCTAAACCCTGTGATAACATCATTGCAATTTACTACCTAAGGAAATCGTGGAATCTCAACTTTTTGTACAGAAAATTTGCAGCTTTAAGGTCAGATAGTCTGTTGGTTGCCCTAATAGATTGTCATGATAAAAAGGGTTTACCAGTGGAGCTGGAAAAAGCATTATTGCTGGATGGAATTGCaatacatttttacaaGTTCACCAGCGACAATGATGTATCATATGCTCAATTAGACAGTAACTTGCAAACTACTGAGTTGATcaatcaaattaaaaaacttatttaa
- a CDS encoding trafficking protein particle complex subunit 2-like protein, putative (TRAPPC2L) (overlaps_old_locusTagID:BBM_II02170) encodes MDYGGLAYICILNNKNQPIFLKGFGEANALDLQISAMASIDIIEEMLLSRAALNEQNDNSNMDSVDFDPYLGLICPALSNLVTHEVYAYVGATGFKIIAIIQDTPNTRKENIRELCDSICKLYCKAICNPLKDSNIDTPKFINKIEEIAKNF; translated from the exons ATGGATTATGGTGGGCTagcatatatatgtatccTGAATAACAAG AACCAGCCAATATTTCTGAAAGGATTTGGAGAGGCGAATGCGTTGGACCTTCAAATTTCTGCAATGGCATCAATAGATATCATCGAGGAGATGT TACTTTCAAGGGCTGCTCTAAATGAACAAAACGACAATTCTAATATGGATTCCGTAGATTTTGACCCGTATCTAGGGTTAATTTGCCCAGCTCTTTCAAATTTAGTGACACATGAGGTGTACGCATACGTTGGAGCAACAGGGTTTAAAATTATCGCCATAATACAAGATACCCCAAATACTAGAAAGGAAAACATCCGTGAA CTATGTGATtcaatatgtaaattgtacTGTAAGGCTATTTGTAATCCACTCAAGGATTCCAATATCGATACaccaaaatttataaacaaGATTGAAgaaattgccaaaaatttCTAG
- a CDS encoding Meiotic recombination protein DMC1 homolog (overlaps_old_locusTagID:BBM_II02175), producing the protein MKSVTRPSSQTKTISSTPITAGSAKHVDIIEDGPTVFMEINKLQDHGINVLDIIKLKNSGYCTVLSVIQTTKRELAMVKGLSEIKVDKIVEAALKIEMCNSFITGIQLQQRRTKVLKLTTGSSVLDQALGGGIETMAITELFGENRTGKTQLCHTLCVTAQLPSSMNGGNGKVCFIDTEGTFRPEKIIRIGGRYNMDSEIVLENILYARAFTHEHIITLLSTAASKMCEDNFSLLIIDSIMSLFRVDFAGRGELAERQQKLNKLLSGLSKLGEQFNIAILLTNHVISEPSGAMSFVSNPIKPAGGHVLGHASTFRLALRKGKGDQRICKIYDSPSLPEVECIFQLTDSGVADALD; encoded by the exons ATGAAATCTGTTACACGGCCCAGCAGTCAGACAAAAACGATCTCGTCTACTCCTATCACAGCGGGATCTGCTAAACATGTTGATATAATTGAGGATGGGCCGACCGTTTTTATGGAAATT AACAAATTGCAGGATCATGGAATCAACGTTTTAGACATTATCAAACTTAAAAATAGTGGTTATTGCACCGTGCTATCTGTCATCCAAACTACC aAAAGAGAATTGGCAATGGTCAAAGGACTCTCCGAAATTAAAGTGGATAAAATTGTAGAGGCTGCCCTAAAGATTGAAATGTGTAATTCGTTCATTACGGGAATACAGTTACAACAGCGTAGAACCAAAGTGCTCAAATTAACTACTG GTAGTAGTGTGTTAGATCAGGCTTTGGGAGGTGGAATTGAAACTATGGCCATAACAGAATTGTTTGGTGAGAATCGGACTGGTAAAACCCAACTATGTCACACCTTATGTGTCACGGCTCAGCTCCCTTCTTCAATGAACGGGGGTAACGGGAAA GTCTGTTTTATAGACACCGAAGGCACGTTTAGACCGGAGAAGATTATAAGAATTGGGGGTCGCTATAACATGGATTCCGAAATCGTTCTAGAGAACATTTTATACGCTCGTGCATTTACGCATGAACACATAATAACGTTACTTTCAACAGCTGCATCAAAG ATGTGTGAAGATAACTTTTCATTGCTCATAATCGATTCCATTATGTCCTTATTCAGAGTTGATTTTGCTGGAAGGG GCGAATTGGCTGAGAGGCAGCAGAAACtcaataaattactttCAGGGTTATCTAAACTTGGGgaacaatttaatattgcCATTTTGTTGACTAATCATGTAATTTCAGAACCCAGCGGAGCAATGTCATTTGTGTCAAATCCCATCAAACCAG CCGGGGGACATGTACTGGGCCACGCATCAACATTTAGGTTGGCCTTAAGGAAAGGAAAGGGGGATCAGAGgatatgcaaaatttacGATTCCCCCAGTTTACCAGAAGTTGAATGTATTTTTCAACT GACTGACAGTGGCGTTGCAGATGCACTAGATTAA
- a CDS encoding hypothetical protein (overlaps_old_locusTagID:BBM_II02180) — protein MSVEDVEDVECGITNSIVFIMHCTKISNNIVNYIRMMHIAVCTCVLTTSKYTDVPTKTTTIQI, from the exons ATGAGTGTGGAAGATGTGGAAGATGTGGAATGTGGCATAACAAACTCAATTGTGTTTATCATGCACTGcacaaaaatatcaaataatatagtCAATTACAT TCGAATGATGCACATTGCTGTGTGCACATGTGTGCTCACCACTTCTAAATACACGGACGTGCCAACTAAAACAACaacaatacaaatataa
- a CDS encoding small heat shock protein HSP20, putative (HSP20) (overlaps_old_locusTagID:BBM_II02185;~overlaps_old_locusTagID:BBM_II02190) — translation MSCILKCNNEDELVVDGEKPKVVEYVEKPSVIYKPTTVVPPNSLIEITAPKDLPQNPTFFPTIDTFFDNDVKQIVLLMELPGFVAGDIDLEVGEGEVCVCGPRSKEELYEKYGQNLDIHIRERKVGYFYRRFKLPHNALDNTVKASYQNGILEVRITCTEFSPKTRVEITS, via the exons ATGAGCTGCATATTGAAGTGTAACAACGAGGATGAATTGGTTGTGGATGGGGAAAAACCCAAGGTAGTAGAGTACGTCGAGAAACCATCGGTAATTTACAAGCCTACAACCGTTGTCCCCCCTAACAGCCTGATCGAAATTACTGCTCCCAAGGATTTGCCTCAAAATCCAACATTCTTCCCAACCATAGATACATTTTTCGACAATGACGTCAAGCAGATCGTTTTGTTGATGGAATTGCCCGGATTTGTGGCGGGAGATATTGATTTGGAGGTTGGTGAAGGTGAAGTTTGTGTTTGCG GCCCTAGGTCTAAGGAGGAACTATATGAGAAGTATGGTcaaaatttagatatacACATTCGAGAACGAAAGGTTGGCTACTTTTACCGTCGCTTCAAGCTCCCGCACAATGCTCTTGACAACACCGTAAAGGCATCGTATCAAAATGGGATTCTCGAAGTGCGCATTACCTGTACAGAATTTTCACCGAAAACGCGTGTGGAGATCACATCTTGA